A stretch of Telopea speciosissima isolate NSW1024214 ecotype Mountain lineage chromosome 11, Tspe_v1, whole genome shotgun sequence DNA encodes these proteins:
- the LOC122644884 gene encoding protein FAR1-RELATED SEQUENCE 5-like encodes MDLNELKYTFNDFLDGENYVSDRNDIGSSDVLNDGSDGSDSDNTLNGVGDDGHDGTSSDDEDWVNSQSADNDDNNTSSENDLVDEVDNEEAVDLSLDGDESMAVMSTNTNVNDLEPTIGMVFQTDDEAYEHYNNYAKEFGLSVRKYRVDRSKLDTEIVARYYVCSNQCEKIYDKRRKVDYQPRVTKKTNCRALLKIKSNNGLWVVDKFVKEHNHLLVDKNETFRLRSRQKKHRGIVDLIERFHKCGIPASLIMRIVKDFAGGEQFAGISDAFCLNLLRSKRRKCIGLDCEQTIMYLESKRASDVGFYYDIRINEEQQLNGLFWVDGRAREQYKIFGDVIVFDTTYKKNKYKFSFAPFTSVNHHMQCTLLDCGLMADETKESFVWLCRTWLQAMQIIQSKAIFTDQDPSIMRAIKHVFPSTVHRLCGSVDGIWRNTDYNT; translated from the coding sequence ATGGACTTGAATGAATTAAAGTACACATTCAATGATTTTCTTGATGGGGAAAACTATGTGTCAGATAGAAATGACATTGGGTCAAGTGATGTCCTAAATGATGGTAGTGATGGTAGTGACAGTGACAATACATTGAATGGAGTGGGTGATGATGGTCATGATGGTACAAGttcagatgatgaagactggGTTAATTCTCAAAGTGCAGATAATGATGATAACAACACATCTTCTGAGAATGATTTAGTCGATGAGGTTGATAATGAAGAAGCTGTGGATTTGAGCTTAGATGGGGATGAGAGTATGGCAGTCATGAGTACCAATACCAATGTTAATGACTTGGAACCCACTATTGGCATGGTATTCCAGACTGATGATGAGGCATATGAACATTATAACAATTATGCCAAGGAGTTTGGGCTTTCAGTTAGGAAATACAGGGTTGATCGGTCAAAGTTAGATACAGAAATAGTAGCAAGATACTATGTGTGTTCAAATCAATGTGAGAAAATATATGACAAACGGAGAAAGGTGGATTACCAGCCTCGTGTGACAAAGAAAACTAATTGTAGGGCTCTATTAAAGATAAAGAGTAATAATGGATTGTGGGTGGTGGATAAATTTGTAAAGGAGCACAACCATTTGTTGGTGGACAAGAATGAGACTTTCAGACTTAGATCACGTCAGAAAAAGCATAGAGGTATAGTTGACCTTATAGAACGATTCCATAAGTGTGGGATACCAGCTTCACTAATAATGAGAATTGTAAAAGATTTTGCTGGTGGTGAGCAGTTTGCTGGTATAAGTGATGCATTTTGTCTGAATCTACTAAGGTCAAAGCGAAGGAAATGCATAGGGTTAGATTGTGAACAAACAATTATGTATTTGGAGAGTAAAAGGGCATCAGATGTAGGGTTTTATTATGATATCCGTATCAATGAAGAGCAACAACTTAATGGGCTTTTTTGGGTGGATGGTAGAGCACGGGAACAATATAAGATTTTTGGTGATGTTATTGTATTTGACAccacttataaaaaaaataagtataaGTTCTCATTTGCTCCTTTTACTAGTGTTAATCACCATATGCAATGTACACTTTTGGATTGTGGCCTAATGGCTGATGAGACAAAAGAATCATTTGTATGGCTATGTAGGACATGGCTTCAAGCAATGCAAATTATACAGTCAAAAGCAATCTTTACTGATCAAGACCCTAGTATAATGAGAGCAATTAAGCATGTGTTTCCATCGACTGTCCATCGGCTATGTGGATCAGTGGATGGCATTTGGAGAAACACAGATTACAACACATGA